The following proteins come from a genomic window of Nicotiana tomentosiformis chromosome 12, ASM39032v3, whole genome shotgun sequence:
- the LOC104093905 gene encoding purine permease 1-like: protein MEHPGLSTNMRRILLLISCLILAVGICGGPLMMRLYYVEGGSRIWLSSWLQTGGWPLTLIPLAILYYYRRKTEGSNAKFYLMTPRIFIASFIIGVATGLDDFLYSWGGSKLPVSTSSLLLAAQLAFTAVGAFFIVKLKLSPFSINAVVLLTVGAVLLGIRSNGDRPEGVTSKEYIIGFMMTLLAAALYGVILPCIELIYMKAKQAITSTLVLEIQMIMSFAATAFCTVGMIANKDFQAMSREAKQFNLGEARYYTVIVCTAAIWQCFFVGIIGVIYCSSSLMSGVMIAVLLPVTEVLAVIFFKENFSGEKGLALFLSLWGFVSYFYGEFRQTKKQKNTSPEAEMTITTHTESV, encoded by the exons ATGGAACATCCAGGATTAAGCACCAATATGAGGAGAATCCTCCTGCTGATTAGCTGCTTAATACTCGCTGTTGGCATATGTGGTGGTCCTCTAATGATGCGTCTATATTATGTTGAGGGAGGTTCAAGAATATGGCTTAGTAGTTGGTTACAAACTGGTGGATGGCCACTCACCCTTATACCTCTTGCCATCCTATACTATTATCGTCGAAAAACCGAAGGCTCAAACGCCAAGTTTTACTTGATGACACCCCGAATTTTTATTGCATCATTTATTATTGGCGTTGCCACTGGTCTTGATGATTTTCTCTATTCGTGGGGCGGGTCAAAACTCCCCGTATCAACCTCTTCACTTCTTCTTGCTGCTCAACTTGCCTTCACGGCAGTAGGTGCTTTCTTCATAGTGAAGTTAAAGTTATCACCCTTCTCTATCAATGCAGTGGTTTTACTAACAGTTGGTGCTGTTTTATTGGGTATTCGATCTAATGGTGATCGACCAGAGGGCGTGACAAGTAAAGAAtatattattggttttatgatgACACTTCTAGCAGCAGCTTTGTACGGAGTCATTTTGCCTTGTATTGAGTTGATTTACATGAAGGCAAAACAAGCTATTACTTCTACGTTAGTATTGGAGATTCAGATGATCATGAGTTTTGCTGCTACTGCCTTTTGCACTGTAGGAATGATCGCCAATAAAGACTTTCAG GCAATGTCAAGGGAGGCAAAACAATTTAACCTCGGAGAAGCTAGATATTATACAGTTATAGTATGCACTGCCGCTATTTGGCAGTGCTTCTTCGTGGGTATTATTGGAGTTATCTACTGCTCTTCTTCTTTGATGTCTGGGGTTATGATCGCAGTTTTGCTCCCCGTTACTGAGGTATTAGCTGTAATTTTCTTTAAGGAAAATTTTTCAGGTGAAAAGGGTCTTGCTCTTTTCCTTTCTCTTTGGGGTTTCGTCTCATACTTCTATGGAGAGTTCAGACAAACAAAGAAGCAGAAGAATACAAGTCCAGAAGCTGAGATGACAATTACGACACATACTGAATCTGTTTGA
- the LOC138903017 gene encoding uncharacterized protein codes for MQNNVIIGKQILQNQYMPYDINFQTIIKWNLNIGPAASAQVYNKTHLDACHQLSDTETYIKGMRDHIIGEDYKLWDIVTDDPLATLKINAEGVEVPKTRAECTTEDLKKWEKNAKAKKWLVYGLGPDEYRRIQSYTTTKQIWDTLHVAHEGTHQVKRSKGTVLYSQYEKFTMKEGETIQEMYTRFTTLKNELKSLGRIIPKEYRVKKILTRQQRINQGYGHCLGKSSDESSNDDEEEDEQALMAIGESDEETEVHALDSTILELRSENLKLKLGTGKKIVDHTQLNLKEIVGKMKDELYKRDEQNKFLSLEDLKEGNVSFGNGKKGEIIGVGKVGKTDSHSIKNVYLIDYLNYSLISISQLCDRGNMVAFTSTKYFVINITTDNIVLQDLVIGLPNNKFKEDKVCKACARGKQVRSSFKRKKVVSTARTMELVHMDLCGSMRTLSRDDEAFDMFTSFVRKTQKQLGNQLTSIRSKHGTEFENAKFAEICDENGIDHNFSAPKTPQQNGVVERKNKTLENMARTMLLSNKFPHNFWAEAEHDDEETGLGNLTGGTEQRGSDPQTSRVPSYEPVPQQQNNEGTSKGNQLDADWVNVMQDGLNQFERSQVWHLVPRPKDRSVIGTKWVFRNKLDENGTVVMNKARLVVQGYSHEEVIDYDETFAPVVRLEEIRLLIAFAAYMEFTLHQGMLQERGMKDYHNFCLSMATREWMIHQQKYVKELLKRFKMEDFKEIGSPIATTTKLDIDEPGSSVDQKLYKGMIGSFLYLTASRPDIIFSVGLCARFQVFLWIEKVPQTYIRDFSVKSLVHQDYLQVGKKNPRKSDESFKSAIEGEETVSSEIERITSGPKITSEIIFEVAANLENRFVLVGTVAGVKTTESGKIGGKNKRRKKMKVRMLKAM; via the exons ATGCAGAACAATGTTATCATCGGCAAACAAATATTGCAGAATCAGTACATGCCATATGACATAAACTTTCAAACCATCATCAAATGGAATCTCAACATAGGTCCAGCAGCTTCAGCTCAGGTATACAACAAGACACACCTAGATGCTTGTCACCAGCTCTCTGATACAGAAACTTACATTAAAGG gatgagagatcacattataggagaggactataagctatgggacattgtcactgaTGATCCACTAGCTACCTTGAAGAtaaatgctgaaggagtagagGTGCCAAAAACAAGAGCGGAATGCACTACTGAGGACTTGaaaaaatgggagaagaatgctaaagccaagaaatggcttgtttatggacttggtccagatgagtatAGAAGAATCCAAAGTTATACCACTACTAAGCAAATTTGGGATACTCTGCAtgtggctcatgaaggaacacaTCAGGTGAAGAGATCCAAAGGAACTGTactgtattctcaatatgagaaatttactatgaaggaaggagaaaccatccaagagatgtacacaaggtttACTACTTTGAAAAATGAgctaaagtctcttggaaggattattcctaAAGAATATAGAGTCAAGAAGATACTGACAAGG caacaaaggatcaaccaaggctatggtcaCTGCTTGGGGAAAAGCTCAGATGAAAGCTCaaatgatgatgaggaggaggatgaacaagcacttatggccatcggagaatctgatgaagaaactgag GTGCATGCACTTGACTCAACTATCCTAGagcttagatctgaaaatctaaaactaaaattaggaacaggtaaaaagatagttgatcacacacaactcaatctAAAAGAAATCGTAGGGAAAATGAAAGATGAATTGTATAAAAgggatgagcag AAcaagttcctttcacttgaggaccttaaagaaggtaatgtctcctttggaaatgggaagaaaggtgagatcattggggttggaaaggtaggtaagactgattctcactccaTTAAGAACGTCTACTTGATAGATTATCTGAATTACAGTCTAATAAGtatatcacaattgtgtgatagaggtaacatggtggCATTCACATCTACCAAATACTTTGTGATTAATATTACCACTGACAATATAGTTTTGCAG GAtttggtgataggactgcctaacaaTAAGTTCAAGGAGGATAAAGTTTGtaaggcttgtgcaagggggaagcaagtaagatcctcttttaaaagaaagaaagtggtaagcaccgCCAGGACGATGGAattggtccatatggatctttgtggatcgatgagaacattaagcagagatg atgaagcatttgacatgtttacttcttttgtgagaaaaactcagaaacaactaggtaatcaacttacATCAATCAGGTCTAaacatggtactgaatttgagaatgctaaatttgctgaaatTTGTGATGAgaatggcatagatcataatttttctgctcctaagactccacaacaaaatggagtagttgaaagaaagaataagaCACTTGAaaatatggctaggactatgcttctttctaatAAATTTCCCCAtaacttctgggcagaagct gaacatgatgatgaagaaacTGGGCTG ggcaacttgacagggggaactgaacaaagaggaaGTGATCCTCAAACGTCAAGGGTACCTTCCTATGAACctgttcctcagcaacaaaataatgaaggaacatctaagggaaaccaactg gatgcagactgggtgaatGTAATGCAAGATGGACTCAACCagtttgagagaagtcaagtttggcatctagtaccaagacccaaggacagatcagtaattgggacaaagtgggtcttcagaaacaaacttgatgaaaaTGGAACAGTTGTAatgaacaaggcaagattggtggttcaggGATATAGTCATGAGGAGgtcatagactatgatgagaccttTGCTCCAGTTGTAAGATTGGAAgaaattagactccttatagcctttgctgcttatatggaattcactctccatcagggaat gctccaagagcgtggtatgaaagattatcacaatttttgcttgagcatggctacaagagag tggatgatccatcagcagaagtatgtgaaagagttgcttaaaaggtttaaaatggaagatttcaAAGAAATTGGCTCTCCTAtagcaacaaccacaaaattagatatagatgaacctggttcatctgttgatcagaagttgtataagGGAATGATTGGATCTTttttgtatctcactgctagcagacctgacattattttcagtgtaggcctttgtgctagatttcag gttttcttgtggatagaaaaaGTACCTCAG ACTTACATAAGAGATTTCTCAGTGAAGagcctggttcatcaagattacctG CAAGTAGGGAAGAAGAACCCCAGAAAATCTGATGAATCATTCAAGTCTGCTATTGAGGGGGAAGAAACTGTTTCTTCTGAAATAGAGCGGATAACTTCTGGTCCAAAAATTACTTCTGAAATCATCTTTGAGGTTGCTGCAAATCTGGAAAATAGGTTTGTTCTAGTAGGAACTGTGGCTGGGGTAAAGACCACTGAGTCTGGAaaaattggtggtaaaaataaaaggagaaaaaaaatgaaagtgAGGATGCTTAAGGCAATGTGA